One genomic window of Trichlorobacter lovleyi includes the following:
- a CDS encoding tetratricopeptide repeat protein, with the protein MTAVVPYNQYEAQNAYQRLRACLTRESTEAAITEIKTFLKMFSDVPLAHNDLGVLYHQAGNELLALAHYEKANRLQPNNPTVVKNLAEFYFVVMGWNDDAIEMLTELLNAWPDDFEILTALGNISEKIGRPDEARAFYRKANQLEPDNAAVREILARLDGPVSAAEYRQSVDLPQVDEEIAPLKRLLEQNPANALAHNNLGIIYTGRGEYELARVHHEQAVKYEPANAMYRKNLADLCYVAFGMTDDAVEMYVQLLKDYPNDVEVLTALAIFSKAAELKEQARIFINKVLTLQPWNTEARTFLAGI; encoded by the coding sequence ATGACTGCCGTTGTCCCTTACAACCAATATGAAGCCCAGAATGCATATCAACGGTTGCGGGCCTGCCTTACCCGGGAGTCTACGGAAGCTGCCATTACTGAGATCAAAACGTTTCTCAAGATGTTTTCAGATGTGCCGCTGGCCCATAATGATCTCGGGGTGTTGTACCACCAGGCAGGTAATGAACTGCTTGCCTTGGCACACTATGAGAAGGCCAACCGGTTGCAGCCGAATAATCCTACGGTAGTCAAGAATCTGGCCGAATTTTACTTTGTGGTTATGGGCTGGAATGATGATGCGATCGAGATGCTGACTGAGTTGTTGAATGCTTGGCCAGACGATTTTGAGATCCTGACCGCGCTAGGCAATATCAGTGAGAAAATTGGCCGGCCTGATGAGGCACGGGCATTCTACCGTAAAGCCAATCAGCTTGAACCGGACAATGCAGCGGTCCGTGAAATTCTGGCCCGGCTGGATGGGCCGGTCTCGGCGGCTGAATATCGCCAGTCGGTTGACTTGCCGCAGGTGGATGAAGAAATAGCCCCGCTTAAGCGTTTACTGGAACAGAATCCTGCCAATGCCCTTGCCCATAACAACCTCGGCATCATCTATACCGGGCGGGGTGAGTATGAACTGGCCCGTGTACACCATGAGCAAGCGGTGAAGTATGAGCCAGCTAATGCCATGTATCGCAAAAACCTTGCTGACCTGTGTTATGTCGCATTCGGAATGACTGATGATGCGGTCGAAATGTACGTCCAGCTGCTTAAGGACTACCCGAACGATGTGGAGGTGTTGACTGCGTTGGCTATTTTTTCAAAGGCTGCAGAGCTGAAGGAACAGGCCCGGATATTCATCAATAAGGTGCTGACACTTCAGCCCTGGAATACAGAGGCCCGGACCTTCCTGGCAGGTATTTAG